A section of the Nyctibius grandis isolate bNycGra1 chromosome 30, bNycGra1.pri, whole genome shotgun sequence genome encodes:
- the WFIKKN1 gene encoding WAP, Kazal, immunoglobulin, Kunitz and NTR domain-containing protein 1: MEAAGSSASGPAGAGRAEGQSPQRARPAARGCQMPPRGGQMPPRGDFGRRGRRAGGRRRAPMGAALLLPLLAAAAGLSLQPGRTRHPGVCPNQLNPNLWVDAQSTCERECQADQDCESFEKCCTNVCGLRSCVAARFADGSAPALAPAASCESFVCAQQGSDCDIWDGQPVCKCKDRCEKEPNFTCASDGLTYYNKCYMDAEACLRGTRLTTVPCKHIFTWPDTSPEPRETTARPTPGAGPEAPVPPALYTDPFHQSVRAGGTVSFRCDVSGRPRPDITWEKQSEREENFIMRPDQMYGNVVVTNIGQLVIYNARHEDAGIYTCTARNAAGLLRADFPLSVLRREPGGTPRSSPQPFPSAECLKEPDRRRCEALEVRWHFDGKQGSCLTFRYGGCGANRNHFETYEECQAACVGSARPTCLLPMVQGPCQEWEPRWAYNHLLKQCHSFVYGGCEGNTNNFESKESCEDVCPFPKSLQCKACRLKSKMVLSLCRSDFAIVGRLMEIVEDQDSGIARFALEDVLKDDKMGLKFFNIKYLEVTLTDMDWSCPCPNMTVEDGPLIIMGEVHDGMATLDPSSYVRAANDKRVKKIYELMEKKTCDLLNRFQD, from the exons ATGGAGGCGGCGGGCAGCAGCGCCAGTGGTCCAGCGGGCGCTGGGCGTGCTGAAGGGCAGAG TCCCCAGCGAGCCAGGCCGGCGGCGCGGGGTTGCCAGATGCCTCCTCGGGGTGGCCAGATGCCTCCTCGGGGGGATTTTGGCCGCCGAGGCCGgcgagcgggcgggcggcggcgtgcacccatgggtgctgccctcctcctgcccttgctggcggcggcggcggggctcaGCCTGCAGCCGGGCAGGACGCGGCACCCGGGGGTCTGCCCCAACCAGCTGAACCCCAACCTGTGGGTGGACGCGCAGAGCACCTGCGAGCGGGAGTGCCAGGCCGACCAG GACTGCGAAAGCTTCGAGAAATGCTGCACCAACGTGTGCGGGCTGCGGAGCTGCGTGGCCGCCCGCTTCGCCGACGGCAGCGCGCCGGCGCTGGCCCCCGCGGCCTCGTGCGAGAGCTTCGTGTGCGCGCAGCAGGGCTCCGACTGCGACATCTGGGACGGGCAGCCCGTCTGCAAGTGCAAGGACCGCTGCGAGAAGGAGCCCAACTTCACCTGCGCCTCCGACGGCCTCACCTACTACAACAAGTGCTACATGGACGCCGAGGCATGCCTGCGCGGCACCCGCCTCACCACCGTCCCCTGCAAGCACATCTTCACCTGGCCCGACACCAGCCCCGAGCCGCGCGAGACCACGGCGCGGCCCACGCCGGGAGCCGGCCCCGAGGCGCCGGTGCCCCCCGCGCTCTACACCGACCCCTTCCACCAGTCCGTGCGCGCCGGCGGCACCGTCAGCTTCCGCTGCGACGTCAGCGGGCGCCCGCGGCCCGACATCACCTGGGAGAAGCAGAGCGAGAGGGAGGAGAACTTCATCATGCGGCCGGACCAGATGTACGGCAACGTGGTGGTCACCAACATCGGCCAGCTGGTCATCTACAACGCGCGCCACGAGGACGCCGGCATCTACACGTGCACGGCCAGGAACGCCGCCGGGCTGCTCCGCGCCGACTTCCCACTGTCGGTGCTCAGGCGGGAGCCGGGGGGGACCccccgcagcagcccccagcccttccccagcgcTGAGTGCCTGAAGGAGCCGGACCGGCGGCGGTGCGAGGCCCTGGAGGTGCGCTGGCACTTCGACGGCAAGCAGGGCTCCTGCCTCACCTTCCGCTACGGCGGCTGCGGGGCCAACAGGAACCACTTTGAGACCTATGAGGAGTGCCAGGCTGCCTGCGTGGGCAGCGCCCGCCCCACCTGCCTGCTGCCCATGGTGCAGGGGCCCTGCCAGGAGTGGGAGCCCCGCTGGGCCTACAACCACCTGCTGAAGCAGTGCCACTCCTTCGTCTACGGCGGCTGCGAGGGCAACACCAACAACTTCGAGAGCAAGGAGAGTTGCGAGGACGTCTGCCCCTTCCCCAAGAGCCTGCAGTGCAAAGCGTGCCGCCTGAAGAGCAAGATGGTGCTGAGCCTCTGCCGCAGCGACTTCGCCATCGTGGGCCGGCTCATGGAGATCGTGGAGGACCAGGACTCCGGCATCGCCCGCTTCGCCCTCGAGGACGTCCTCAAGGATGACAAGATGGGCCTCAAGTTCTTCAACATCAAGTACCTGGAGGTGACGTTGACCGACATGGACTGGAGCTGCCCTTGCCCCAACATGACGGTGGAG